From Bacillus pumilus, one genomic window encodes:
- a CDS encoding VOC family protein: protein MTTLRLDHTGIMVTNIDQSIDFYEKVVGMKLKDRITHTNGVIELAFLGFKDETETEIELIQGYSSDLPSEGKVHHLAFTTDNIHAEFNRIQKLQIELIDEEITTLPNGYCYFFFRGPDQEWIEFFQR, encoded by the coding sequence TTGACGACATTACGATTAGATCATACAGGTATTATGGTCACAAATATTGATCAGTCCATTGATTTTTATGAAAAGGTCGTGGGCATGAAATTAAAGGATCGCATCACTCATACAAACGGAGTCATTGAACTTGCATTTCTCGGCTTTAAAGATGAGACAGAAACGGAAATTGAGCTCATCCAAGGGTACAGCAGCGACCTGCCATCTGAAGGAAAGGTCCATCATCTTGCCTTTACAACAGACAATATTCATGCTGAATTCAATCGTATTCAAAAGCTGCAAATTGAATTAATTGATGAAGAAATTACGACGTTACCAAATGGATACTGCTACTTCTTTTTCAGAGGCCCAGACCAAGAATGGATCGAATTCTTCCAGCGCTAA
- a CDS encoding CidA/LrgA family holin-like protein — MRLLKTPLIAVLQIMALFVFAKLMNVLAAFLHLRIPGTILGILVIFLLLHFKIIQLKWIELGAVWLLGELLLFFIPSAVGVIDYGTLLSQSGTSIVLVVLLSTFVVMLSTGIMTQMIAKRKERKKLC; from the coding sequence GTGAGATTGCTCAAAACGCCGCTGATTGCTGTCCTTCAGATTATGGCTTTGTTTGTTTTTGCGAAATTGATGAATGTGCTCGCGGCCTTTTTGCATTTAAGAATTCCGGGCACGATTTTAGGCATTCTGGTCATTTTCTTATTACTTCATTTTAAAATTATTCAATTAAAATGGATTGAACTTGGCGCCGTATGGCTGCTTGGAGAACTGCTGCTATTCTTTATCCCGTCAGCAGTTGGTGTCATTGATTATGGAACATTGCTTTCTCAATCTGGCACAAGTATTGTCCTTGTCGTCTTACTTAGTACCTTTGTCGTCATGCTCTCGACTGGTATCATGACGCAAATGATTGCAAAAAGAAAGGAGCGAAAAAAGCTATGTTAG
- a CDS encoding CidB/LrgB family autolysis modulator, with protein MLVGALFLILTVLLYLGSKAVYKRHPKVYVSPLLVTPLVLVVLLLIVNIPYDAYNQGGKWLTNMLQPATVAFAIPLYKYFHILKKHAVEIILNVACGSVIAILSTAFIAKLFHLDTGLIESLVPRSVTTPVAMSVSEMIGGMPSVTAVFVILTALFGSIIGPMVIRYFRIDNDIAMGVLLGTGAHGAGTSKAFEMSSVSGTISSVSMILSAIITLCAAPLLMSFAL; from the coding sequence ATGTTAGTTGGCGCATTATTTCTGATCTTAACGGTTCTTTTATATCTCGGATCAAAAGCGGTGTATAAACGGCATCCGAAGGTCTATGTCTCCCCATTACTTGTAACGCCGCTTGTCCTTGTCGTCTTGCTGTTAATCGTCAACATTCCTTACGATGCATACAATCAAGGCGGTAAATGGCTCACGAATATGCTTCAGCCTGCGACTGTTGCTTTTGCCATTCCTTTATATAAGTATTTTCACATTCTGAAGAAGCATGCAGTGGAAATTATTTTGAATGTGGCTTGCGGTTCTGTCATTGCGATCCTATCAACAGCATTTATCGCCAAGTTGTTTCATTTGGATACAGGACTTATTGAAAGTCTTGTCCCAAGGTCGGTCACAACACCAGTGGCGATGAGTGTGTCAGAAATGATTGGCGGCATGCCGTCCGTTACGGCTGTATTCGTCATTTTAACCGCACTGTTTGGGTCAATCATCGGTCCAATGGTCATTCGTTATTTCCGTATTGATAATGACATTGCCATGGGCGTCCTGCTTGGAACAGGTGCACACGGGGCAGGAACATCGAAGGCATTTGAAATGAGCTCCGTCTCAGGGACGATCTCAAGTGTGTCGATGATTCTTTCAGCTATTATTACATTATGTGCAGCGCCTCTCCTCATGTCGTTTGCCTTATAA
- a CDS encoding GTP pyrophosphokinase yields MNMSATHVEDLKNVMEDWKNELLVYKFALDEMDTKFSIISQEYNLIHGHNPIEHTKSRIKSFESIVNKLARKGCDITTQCAKEYIHDIAGVRIICSFIQDIYNIMDVLRQREDLKILEVKDYIQHPKPNGYRSLHLIVEIPVYLTNRVEHVKVEIQVRTIAMDFWASLEHKIYYKLQNDVPHQLTDELKEAADIAHYLDEKMQNIKREID; encoded by the coding sequence ATGAATATGTCAGCAACTCATGTAGAAGATTTGAAAAACGTCATGGAAGACTGGAAAAATGAATTATTAGTATATAAATTTGCATTAGATGAAATGGATACAAAGTTTTCAATTATCAGCCAGGAATATAATTTAATCCATGGACACAATCCAATAGAGCATACAAAATCACGAATCAAATCCTTTGAAAGCATTGTAAATAAATTAGCAAGAAAAGGATGCGACATCACAACACAATGTGCCAAGGAGTATATCCATGATATCGCAGGTGTCCGTATCATCTGCTCCTTTATTCAAGATATCTATAATATTATGGATGTATTGAGGCAAAGAGAGGATCTAAAAATCCTTGAAGTGAAGGATTACATTCAACATCCAAAACCAAATGGCTACAGAAGTCTTCATTTAATTGTGGAAATCCCTGTGTACTTAACGAATCGTGTGGAGCATGTGAAGGTTGAGATTCAGGTGCGGACCATAGCGATGGATTTTTGGGCGAGCCTTGAACATAAAATCTATTATAAACTGCAAAACGATGTCCCTCATCAGCTGACCGATGAATTGAAGGAAGCGGCAGATATCGCCCATTACTTAGATGAAAAAATGCAAAATATTAAACGAGAAATTGATTAG
- a CDS encoding class I SAM-dependent rRNA methyltransferase: MKKISLKQTFAEQVKKGYPLISKDAVSHVSGVKEGELIEWVDERGAFLGKGYYGVQNKGIGWVLTFDANEKIDQAFFVSKLEQAAKSRTHLFRDAQTTAFRVFNGEGDGIGGFTIDHYDGFYLIQWYSEGVYTFKAEVLAALEHVYPDYKGIYEKKRFDTSGQYIEDDDFVKGEKGEFPLIVKENGMNVAVYLNDGAMTGIFLDQRHVRKAIRDRYAKGKTVLNTFSYTGAFSVAAALGGASRTTSVDVANRSLKKTAEQFEINDIDVDGQDMKVMDVFKYFPFAAKKGWTYDLVILDPPSFARTKKHTFSAAKDYKKLLKEAIQITAENGVIVASTNSSAFGMKKFKGFIAQAFKETGQTYRILEEYTLPEDFRTTKNYPEGNYLKVVFIQA, from the coding sequence ATGAAAAAAATCTCATTAAAACAAACATTTGCAGAACAAGTGAAAAAGGGATATCCGCTCATTTCCAAAGATGCTGTATCTCATGTAAGCGGTGTGAAAGAAGGCGAGCTGATTGAATGGGTGGATGAGCGAGGCGCCTTTTTAGGAAAAGGATATTATGGTGTACAAAATAAAGGAATCGGCTGGGTACTCACATTTGATGCCAACGAAAAAATAGACCAAGCCTTTTTTGTCTCCAAGCTTGAGCAGGCAGCGAAAAGCAGAACGCATTTATTTCGTGATGCGCAGACGACTGCTTTCCGTGTGTTCAACGGAGAGGGAGATGGCATTGGCGGCTTCACGATTGATCATTATGACGGTTTCTATCTCATCCAATGGTATAGCGAAGGAGTTTATACATTCAAGGCGGAAGTATTGGCTGCACTTGAGCACGTATATCCAGACTATAAAGGCATTTATGAAAAGAAACGATTTGATACGTCTGGACAGTATATAGAAGATGATGATTTTGTGAAGGGAGAGAAAGGTGAATTTCCTCTCATCGTGAAAGAAAATGGCATGAACGTAGCGGTTTACTTAAATGATGGTGCGATGACAGGCATTTTTCTTGATCAACGTCATGTGAGAAAAGCGATTCGAGATCGTTATGCAAAAGGAAAGACCGTGCTTAATACATTTTCTTACACAGGCGCATTCTCAGTGGCAGCAGCGCTTGGCGGAGCGAGCCGGACGACAAGTGTAGATGTCGCAAACCGCAGTTTGAAAAAAACAGCTGAACAGTTTGAAATCAACGATATAGATGTGGACGGGCAGGATATGAAAGTCATGGACGTCTTTAAATATTTTCCGTTTGCAGCGAAAAAAGGATGGACTTATGATCTTGTCATCTTAGACCCGCCATCCTTTGCACGCACGAAAAAGCACACATTCAGTGCGGCGAAGGATTATAAGAAGCTATTAAAAGAAGCCATCCAAATCACAGCTGAGAACGGCGTCATTGTGGCATCAACGAATAGCAGTGCATTTGGTATGAAGAAATTCAAAGGATTTATTGCGCAGGCCTTTAAAGAAACAGGGCAAACCTATCGTATCCTTGAAGAATATACACTTCCTGAGGATTTCCGTACAACGAAGAATTATCCTGAAGGAAATTATTTAAAGGTTGTCTTTATACAAGCATAA
- a CDS encoding sugar ABC transporter substrate-binding protein — MKRKHFTSCLILLMVLTILLTGCGTGSSAGSKANANEKVSFDNVPKRFAKGQGAKIKVIRKIGGDDHTAQFLAGTKAEGEALGFTVDVYTANGDTAKFHDAISQALEENYDGFIISHGDDEATVADVKKITAKGIPVVAFDSNPKLKDIKGVTVTSQDDEQLAKKSLDALVSDFKGKANIAYLWVDGFPPMVRRNKVYQETLNQHSGIKELDRFGIASSDTSVQTQNAVAAMLNKYPKGKLDAIFATWDAFAIGAARALKEAGRTEVKIYGIDVSNADLQEMTAKESPWKYTAAVDPKLIGAVDVRILAKKIAGEKTPSSYDLEASLISQNQLQQAGKAINMVNLADEVKGFGSSTAFEEDWMKTLKKHYTK; from the coding sequence ATGAAGCGTAAGCATTTTACATCATGTCTTATATTATTAATGGTATTGACGATCCTATTAACGGGCTGCGGCACTGGATCAAGTGCAGGCTCAAAGGCAAATGCGAACGAAAAGGTCTCCTTTGACAATGTACCGAAGCGATTTGCAAAGGGACAGGGAGCAAAAATTAAAGTCATCCGTAAAATCGGAGGAGATGATCATACAGCGCAGTTTTTAGCTGGGACGAAGGCAGAAGGTGAAGCGCTTGGCTTTACGGTAGATGTCTACACCGCAAACGGGGATACAGCGAAATTCCATGATGCGATCTCTCAGGCGCTGGAAGAAAATTATGATGGCTTTATCATCTCTCATGGGGACGACGAGGCGACCGTCGCTGACGTGAAAAAGATCACAGCGAAGGGCATTCCAGTCGTAGCGTTTGATTCGAATCCTAAGCTGAAGGACATCAAAGGGGTCACAGTGACGTCTCAAGATGACGAACAATTAGCGAAAAAATCACTAGACGCACTCGTGTCTGATTTTAAAGGAAAAGCAAATATTGCATACCTCTGGGTAGATGGGTTCCCGCCAATGGTGAGACGAAACAAGGTCTATCAAGAAACGCTCAACCAACATTCAGGGATCAAGGAACTTGACCGCTTTGGCATTGCTTCCTCTGATACGTCTGTTCAAACGCAAAATGCAGTGGCAGCGATGCTGAATAAATATCCAAAGGGTAAACTTGACGCTATTTTTGCCACGTGGGATGCCTTTGCCATTGGCGCAGCAAGAGCGCTAAAGGAAGCAGGAAGAACAGAAGTGAAGATTTACGGGATTGATGTGTCAAATGCTGATCTTCAAGAAATGACAGCGAAAGAAAGTCCATGGAAGTACACAGCAGCGGTTGATCCGAAGCTCATCGGCGCTGTTGACGTGAGAATTCTTGCGAAGAAAATAGCGGGTGAGAAAACGCCATCTTCCTATGACCTTGAGGCCTCTCTCATCTCGCAAAATCAGCTTCAACAAGCAGGAAAAGCCATCAATATGGTCAATCTTGCAGACGAAGTGAAGGGTTTCGGCTCATCGACTGCTTTTGAAGAAGATTGGATGAAGACCTTGAAGAAACATTATACAAAATAA
- a CDS encoding sugar ABC transporter ATP-binding protein yields MTSPLVCMKHISIEFPGVKALDQVNFTLKKGTVHALIGANGAGKSTLMKVLSGAHSHYEGSIHINGQAASIQTPKNAASYGVQTVHQEVDTALVPYLSVGENMMMHQIEKKTFVGWKELHRKAAQLLKEMDIDISTKRLVSDLTLAEKQMVLIAKAVSIKCSILILDEPTAPLSHTETSKLFSMIDRLKQNGTGIVFISHRMPEIFTICDELTVMRNGTDVAAHLVQDTNPQQIIEEMLGAPLEEQFPLRTPLKDAPIVLEVKQLNDQHKLRNIHLHVKKGEILGIAGLVGAGKTELCKALFGASEKKTGTVQLHGQTVRITSPYQAVRAGMALVPEERRKEGVLTEESVGWNLTAASLRSFSRVFSFLHRSKEKREADVIVKRLGVKTPSLEAKVKHLSGGNQQKIAIGKWLLAEADVYLFDEPTKGVDVGAKKDIFTLIAELAARGKSVIYASSELSEIAGIADRVYVLYDGSIAREMTAPTTEEELLYHSTGGQS; encoded by the coding sequence ATGACTTCGCCGCTTGTTTGTATGAAACATATTTCGATTGAATTCCCAGGAGTAAAAGCGTTAGATCAAGTGAATTTTACATTAAAAAAAGGGACGGTTCATGCGCTGATTGGAGCGAATGGTGCTGGGAAGTCCACGTTAATGAAAGTTCTTTCTGGCGCTCATTCGCACTATGAAGGAAGCATCCATATCAATGGTCAGGCGGCATCCATTCAAACCCCAAAGAATGCGGCCTCATATGGTGTGCAGACGGTCCATCAAGAAGTGGATACGGCGCTAGTTCCCTACTTAAGTGTTGGTGAGAATATGATGATGCATCAGATTGAGAAAAAAACATTTGTCGGCTGGAAAGAGCTGCACCGTAAGGCAGCTCAACTATTAAAAGAAATGGACATCGACATCTCCACAAAACGCCTTGTGAGTGATCTGACCCTTGCAGAAAAACAGATGGTGCTCATTGCCAAGGCCGTTTCGATTAAATGCAGCATTTTAATCTTAGATGAACCAACGGCTCCTCTTAGTCATACAGAAACAAGCAAGTTATTCTCAATGATTGATCGGCTGAAACAGAATGGAACGGGCATTGTGTTTATCTCCCATCGCATGCCTGAAATTTTCACCATCTGTGATGAACTGACAGTGATGCGAAATGGAACCGATGTCGCAGCTCACCTCGTTCAAGATACAAATCCGCAGCAGATCATTGAAGAAATGCTAGGTGCGCCATTAGAGGAGCAATTCCCGCTCCGTACACCTTTGAAGGATGCACCCATTGTGCTTGAAGTGAAGCAACTAAACGACCAGCATAAATTACGCAACATTCATCTTCATGTGAAAAAGGGAGAAATTCTCGGAATTGCTGGCCTTGTCGGTGCTGGAAAAACGGAATTGTGTAAAGCCCTTTTCGGCGCCTCAGAAAAAAAGACGGGAACTGTGCAGCTTCATGGTCAAACCGTTCGCATCACATCGCCTTATCAAGCCGTGAGAGCTGGAATGGCCCTTGTGCCGGAAGAGCGGAGGAAGGAAGGAGTTCTAACAGAAGAGAGCGTGGGGTGGAACTTAACGGCTGCAAGTCTTCGTTCATTCTCACGGGTGTTCAGCTTCTTACATCGTTCGAAGGAAAAGCGGGAAGCAGACGTAATCGTCAAACGGCTTGGTGTCAAAACGCCTTCTCTTGAAGCAAAGGTGAAGCATCTATCCGGTGGAAATCAACAGAAGATTGCCATTGGAAAATGGCTGCTGGCTGAGGCGGATGTCTATCTCTTTGATGAACCAACAAAAGGCGTTGACGTTGGAGCGAAAAAAGATATTTTTACCCTGATTGCAGAGCTTGCCGCCCGCGGGAAATCTGTGATTTATGCGTCAAGTGAGCTGTCGGAGATTGCAGGTATCGCAGACCGAGTCTACGTGCTGTATGATGGCAGCATTGCCCGGGAAATGACTGCGCCAACGACTGAGGAAGAGCTTTTATATCATTCAACAGGAGGACAATCATGA
- a CDS encoding Rap family tetratricopeptide repeat protein, with amino-acid sequence MAETGVLSSVDVANMLNDWYVMMKKREIQGAIQLKEEILQAFDRMEENQDVLLYYQLLEYRFKDLIEDTASLDHSLFVDENAIRTDDMLSYYFYFFKGMYEMRRGNQDTAFHLLKLAEDKLDLVHDDIEKAEFHYKTGCLYYNIRSTLLSIHHLKMASSIYDADPCYVKKSISCQMMLALNYADQSKYDEAESLFEEVIHSLEQMEDPDLLGHAYCNAAFIKSLRNEYSEAVPLLEKALLIETFETSSPGGYLLAMYAYTKALFKLKKPGLFHYYVQLSLQKAENLKQRNISLKLSILETLMLQPDNMMEQIKSYCDQLESMNFLVDLEAICQDAAAYLTDLGLHEESTYFWNKALSLKTC; translated from the coding sequence TTGGCCGAAACAGGTGTTTTGTCGTCCGTTGATGTAGCGAATATGTTAAATGACTGGTATGTCATGATGAAAAAAAGAGAAATACAAGGTGCGATCCAGCTAAAAGAAGAGATTCTTCAAGCGTTTGATCGAATGGAAGAGAATCAAGACGTCTTACTTTACTATCAATTGCTAGAGTACCGTTTTAAGGATCTCATCGAAGATACAGCTTCGTTGGATCATAGTCTTTTTGTTGATGAAAATGCGATCCGTACAGATGACATGCTCAGTTACTATTTCTATTTCTTTAAAGGGATGTATGAAATGCGCAGAGGCAATCAGGATACGGCATTTCACCTTTTAAAATTGGCCGAGGATAAATTAGATCTCGTGCACGATGACATTGAAAAAGCAGAATTTCATTATAAAACAGGGTGTCTTTACTATAATATAAGGTCCACGCTTCTCTCCATACACCACTTAAAGATGGCTTCATCTATTTATGACGCAGATCCATGTTATGTGAAAAAATCAATCAGCTGTCAAATGATGCTCGCTTTGAATTATGCTGATCAATCGAAATATGATGAGGCAGAGTCATTATTTGAAGAAGTGATTCATTCACTAGAACAAATGGAAGACCCAGATTTACTTGGTCACGCGTATTGCAATGCAGCTTTTATTAAAAGTCTTAGAAATGAATACAGTGAAGCTGTGCCGCTCCTAGAAAAAGCTTTATTGATCGAGACATTTGAAACGTCTTCTCCAGGCGGCTACTTACTTGCCATGTATGCCTATACAAAAGCACTATTCAAGCTGAAAAAGCCTGGTTTGTTCCACTATTATGTACAGCTTTCACTACAAAAAGCAGAAAATTTAAAACAACGAAACATTTCACTTAAATTATCCATTTTAGAAACACTTATGCTTCAGCCAGACAACATGATGGAGCAAATCAAATCTTATTGTGATCAATTAGAATCTATGAATTTCCTTGTCGATCTTGAAGCCATCTGTCAGGATGCAGCTGCTTACTTAACGGATCTTGGACTTCATGAAGAATCCACTTATTTCTGGAACAAGGCGTTGTCCTTAAAAACTTGTTAA
- a CDS encoding transporter substrate-binding domain-containing protein, with product MKKSMLLIMVLIVVLVMAACGSKSDSGSGEGKGTYKIGIDTTYPPFEFEKGGKYEGIDVDLINAIAKDQDFKVKLEAMDFSGIIPAMQAGQLDVGMGGMSITDERKKKVDFSDPYFDAGLTVVVKKDSSIKSIDDLKGKKLAVKNGTTGAKFASDNADKYGYEVVQFNDSPSMFQEVSNGNADALIEDYPVITYAIAQQDLKLKTVGDRLNGDQYGISVMKGKNQDLLKKINKGLENLKKNGEYDKIIDKYLKS from the coding sequence ATGAAAAAATCGATGTTACTGATCATGGTACTCATTGTTGTGCTCGTCATGGCAGCCTGTGGATCAAAATCGGACAGCGGTTCGGGAGAAGGCAAAGGCACATATAAAATAGGGATAGATACAACATATCCGCCGTTTGAATTTGAAAAGGGCGGTAAATATGAAGGAATAGACGTTGATCTGATTAACGCAATCGCGAAAGACCAAGACTTCAAAGTGAAACTTGAAGCTATGGACTTCTCAGGCATTATTCCAGCAATGCAGGCAGGCCAGCTTGATGTAGGAATGGGCGGGATGAGTATTACAGATGAACGTAAGAAGAAGGTAGATTTCTCAGATCCATACTTCGACGCTGGACTGACAGTTGTTGTGAAAAAGGACAGCAGCATCAAATCAATTGATGATTTAAAGGGGAAAAAGCTAGCTGTTAAAAATGGGACGACAGGTGCAAAATTTGCATCAGATAACGCAGATAAATATGGGTATGAAGTTGTTCAATTTAATGACAGCCCATCGATGTTCCAGGAAGTTTCAAACGGAAATGCAGATGCCTTAATTGAGGATTATCCTGTCATTACGTATGCAATCGCACAACAAGATTTAAAATTGAAAACAGTTGGAGACCGATTGAATGGAGACCAGTATGGTATTTCTGTGATGAAGGGGAAAAACCAAGACCTATTGAAGAAGATCAATAAAGGTCTAGAGAACCTAAAGAAAAACGGTGAATATGACAAAATTATTGATAAATATTTGAAGTCATAA
- a CDS encoding amino acid ABC transporter ATP-binding protein — MSMITVKNLKKSFGDHEVLKDINAVIEEKEVVCVIGPSGSGKSTFLRCLNKLEDITAGEVVVHGHTITDPKVNINKVRQEVGMVFQHFNLFPHKTVLENITIAPMKVKGADKKAAVDKAIDLLEKVGLKDKAKSYPNQLSGGQKQRVAIARALAMDPKVLLFDEPTSALDPEVVGDVLAVMKQLAVEGMTMIVVTHEMGFAREVGDRVIFMDGGYIVEEDKPEALFGNPQHERTKSFLSKVL, encoded by the coding sequence ATGAGTATGATTACGGTGAAAAATTTAAAGAAATCCTTTGGCGATCACGAAGTGTTAAAGGACATTAATGCAGTCATCGAGGAAAAGGAAGTAGTGTGTGTGATTGGTCCTTCTGGATCAGGCAAAAGCACGTTTCTAAGATGTCTCAATAAATTAGAAGATATTACGGCTGGCGAAGTCGTTGTCCACGGACATACGATTACAGATCCAAAGGTGAATATCAATAAAGTACGACAAGAAGTGGGGATGGTGTTTCAGCACTTTAATTTATTTCCTCATAAAACCGTTTTAGAAAACATCACGATCGCACCGATGAAGGTAAAAGGCGCCGACAAGAAGGCGGCAGTCGATAAAGCAATAGACCTGCTTGAAAAGGTCGGCTTAAAAGACAAAGCCAAAAGCTACCCTAACCAATTATCTGGTGGACAAAAACAGCGTGTCGCCATTGCAAGAGCCTTGGCAATGGACCCGAAAGTGTTATTATTCGATGAACCGACCTCTGCTCTTGACCCTGAAGTCGTCGGGGATGTATTAGCAGTTATGAAACAATTAGCCGTCGAAGGCATGACAATGATTGTGGTCACACATGAAATGGGTTTTGCGAGAGAGGTAGGAGACCGCGTGATCTTTATGGATGGCGGATATATTGTCGAAGAAGACAAACCGGAGGCTCTCTTTGGAAACCCGCAGCATGAGCGGACAAAATCATTTCTTAGTAAGGTGTTATAA
- a CDS encoding ABC transporter permease: MSERQIPAPVQQMKKQRPSFHLFDFFYRYGTILTIVVLIVVFAAANPAFLQSGNIINILRSISIVTIIAVGLTISLAVNGFDLSVGSVATLSNAIVISMFVWFSQNPLIAILSALAAALIVGLLNALMIVKMKIPDMLMTLAMMFIIQGLAQTYTKGATISENMVLPDGTFSTGTIPAFFSKIGQVPYIILLMAAIVLFAHVFMTYTKHGRFMYIIGGNKEAARLSGIHVNKYKIAAYLLSALFAAIGGIVLASRVMTAEINAGAPYLMDGVAAAFIGFSVMGAGKPNAFGTFIGAVLIGILQNGLVMMSVPYYAMDIVKGSVLALALALTYYKQRG; encoded by the coding sequence ATGAGTGAACGACAAATTCCAGCCCCTGTGCAGCAAATGAAAAAACAGCGGCCATCCTTTCATCTATTTGATTTCTTTTATCGATATGGCACGATCTTAACCATTGTCGTATTGATTGTGGTATTTGCGGCAGCGAATCCAGCGTTTTTGCAATCAGGGAATATCATCAATATTTTACGGTCTATCTCCATTGTGACCATTATTGCGGTGGGCCTTACCATCTCATTGGCAGTAAACGGCTTTGATTTATCAGTCGGATCAGTCGCAACGTTATCGAATGCAATTGTGATTTCTATGTTCGTGTGGTTTTCGCAAAACCCGCTGATTGCGATCCTCTCTGCGCTAGCGGCTGCCCTTATTGTTGGTTTACTCAATGCCTTGATGATTGTCAAAATGAAAATTCCAGATATGCTCATGACATTAGCTATGATGTTTATCATTCAAGGACTGGCTCAAACGTATACGAAAGGGGCGACCATTTCTGAAAACATGGTGCTGCCTGACGGTACATTCTCAACGGGTACAATCCCCGCCTTTTTCAGCAAAATCGGCCAGGTGCCATATATCATTCTCTTAATGGCAGCCATTGTGCTATTTGCACATGTTTTCATGACCTACACAAAGCACGGCCGATTTATGTACATTATTGGAGGGAATAAGGAAGCGGCTCGATTGTCCGGTATTCATGTAAACAAATATAAAATCGCAGCATATCTGCTCTCGGCTTTATTTGCAGCAATCGGTGGTATTGTGCTGGCATCAAGGGTGATGACAGCGGAAATAAATGCTGGCGCACCTTATTTAATGGATGGCGTAGCGGCAGCTTTTATCGGTTTTTCCGTCATGGGAGCAGGAAAGCCAAATGCATTTGGTACGTTTATTGGGGCTGTGCTCATCGGTATTTTGCAAAATGGACTTGTGATGATGTCTGTCCCTTATTACGCGATGGATATTGTGAAAGGCTCTGTACTCGCGCTTGCGCTGGCGTTAACGTATTACAAACAGCGAGGCTGA
- a CDS encoding amino acid ABC transporter permease, producing MDTIINAFPYLMDGLQTTLYIFVVAIILGFIIGLIVALFRLSPFKILNFIALVFVNAIRGTPFIVQLFFIYFGLNTLEFISLDRVPAGIITVAINAGAYFSEIIRAGIQSIDKGQTEAARSLGFTGGQNMRFIVLPQAFRRMLPAITNQAIISLKDTSLLSIIGIADIMQRGQVQASATFDPLNVWLIVGIIYFVIIYLLSLLASYAERRFDIK from the coding sequence ATGGACACGATTATTAATGCATTTCCATATTTAATGGATGGTTTGCAAACCACTTTATATATCTTTGTTGTTGCCATCATTTTAGGATTTATTATCGGTTTAATAGTGGCATTATTCCGTCTGTCACCTTTTAAAATCTTAAATTTCATCGCACTTGTCTTTGTCAATGCCATTCGAGGCACACCATTTATCGTACAGCTATTCTTCATTTACTTTGGTTTGAATACACTTGAATTCATATCGCTTGATCGAGTGCCGGCAGGGATTATTACAGTAGCGATTAATGCAGGGGCTTATTTCTCAGAAATTATTCGTGCAGGGATTCAGTCCATTGATAAAGGACAAACAGAAGCTGCGCGCTCTTTAGGCTTTACAGGGGGACAAAACATGCGCTTTATCGTCCTTCCGCAGGCATTCCGCCGCATGCTTCCAGCGATTACAAACCAAGCCATCATCAGCTTGAAGGACACGTCTCTCTTATCGATTATCGGAATCGCCGATATTATGCAGCGGGGACAAGTACAGGCATCGGCAACATTTGATCCTTTGAATGTCTGGCTCATTGTCGGTATCATTTATTTCGTGATCATTTATTTACTTTCTCTACTGGCTAGCTATGCAGAAAGGAGATTTGATATCAAATGA